A part of Streptomyces sp. DSM 40750 genomic DNA contains:
- a CDS encoding SpoIIE family protein phosphatase, producing the protein MSEIPAKATESTESKDPSDRARPEAAGDSGLGGATRDGGAARDRTGDGPTGRSSGSRASDGRASGGRTAGSRGAAGAQGAAVGAAAAEGVMAGHGTGDAMWQTSPPGSMYDYIKVASFSIGADGLVDQWSLRAEQLFGISAERAVGMDPIEAFIDPDRREEGQRKMAEVLDGREWTGVVPFRVSGPEGAEGLAEVYVMPTTVEGGERAAVCIVVDVRTLRRIETDLAASQAFFGQSPFGFLLIDADLRVRRANQRFASLYGGDVDDHRGRGVRDYLQSPEAERVEATLRRVMETGDPITDMHITGFVPGPEERRHWSINLYRVHSGTGRPIGIAWLGTDITARRAAAREAAAARRNLALLNEAGSRIGNSLDLETTARELLDVVVPGFCDLATVDLYQGLLVGDETPPGLADGSAELRRVAFASAVSDAPFVGGPAPVRVGAVHHYPFNSPCADALRTARPQQVPEEGNLIQSTLAVPMVAHDTVVGLVQFSRTKGSEPFGERDRALAVELAARAAVCIDNARLYRREHERALILQRSLLPPGDPEASGLDIACRYLPGNAATEVGGDWFDVIELPGHRTALVVGDVMGRGLRAAVAMGELRTAVRTLALLDLEPAEVLSALDEIARGLGTSGGAQSASRTAASRPRDKDLSEVYLATCVYAVYDSVTRRCTFANAGHLPPVLVEPGESALMLDVPPGMPLGVGGEPFEEVEVELPEGALLALYTDGLVESRDHPLDEGLQAFVGALTDPAQPPTALRADAPRSLEDVCDHVLNTLDTHHGEDDIALLMARVQGLPEDSVGDWTLPREPRSVGRAREYARGRLLAWDLEPLVDTAELLVSELVTNALRYGEGEIRLRLLLDRTLVCEVWDAGLVQPRRRRARDTDEGGRGLQLVGLLSAAWGSRRTPRGKTVWFELPLPGGENGLTDPAEALLSLF; encoded by the coding sequence GTGAGCGAGATACCAGCGAAGGCCACGGAGTCCACGGAGTCCAAGGACCCGTCGGACCGCGCGAGGCCCGAGGCCGCAGGCGATTCCGGCCTGGGCGGAGCCACTCGCGACGGCGGGGCCGCACGCGACAGGACGGGCGACGGGCCGACGGGCCGTTCGTCCGGGAGTCGAGCGTCGGACGGGCGGGCGTCGGGCGGTCGTACGGCCGGGAGCCGTGGGGCGGCCGGGGCGCAAGGTGCTGCCGTCGGCGCCGCCGCGGCCGAGGGTGTCATGGCTGGTCACGGGACCGGCGACGCGATGTGGCAGACCAGTCCGCCAGGATCCATGTACGACTACATCAAGGTCGCCTCGTTCTCCATCGGCGCCGACGGACTCGTCGACCAGTGGAGCCTGCGGGCCGAGCAGTTGTTCGGCATATCGGCCGAGCGGGCCGTGGGCATGGACCCGATCGAGGCCTTCATCGACCCCGATCGGCGCGAAGAGGGCCAGCGGAAGATGGCCGAGGTCCTCGACGGCCGGGAGTGGACCGGAGTGGTCCCCTTCCGGGTGTCGGGCCCCGAGGGGGCGGAGGGACTCGCCGAGGTTTATGTGATGCCCACCACGGTGGAGGGCGGCGAACGGGCCGCCGTGTGCATCGTGGTGGACGTCCGGACCCTGCGCCGGATAGAGACCGACCTTGCCGCTTCGCAGGCGTTTTTCGGCCAATCTCCGTTCGGTTTCCTTCTGATAGACGCCGATCTCCGGGTGAGGCGCGCCAACCAGCGCTTCGCCTCCCTCTACGGCGGCGACGTCGACGACCACCGGGGCCGGGGCGTCCGCGACTACTTGCAGTCCCCGGAGGCCGAGCGGGTCGAGGCGACCCTGCGGCGGGTCATGGAGACCGGCGACCCGATCACGGACATGCACATCACGGGCTTCGTGCCAGGCCCCGAAGAGCGCCGCCACTGGTCCATCAACCTCTACCGCGTGCACAGCGGCACCGGCCGCCCCATCGGCATCGCCTGGCTCGGCACCGACATCACCGCCCGCCGCGCCGCCGCCCGCGAAGCCGCCGCCGCCCGGCGGAACCTCGCCCTCCTCAACGAGGCCGGCTCGCGCATCGGCAACTCCCTCGACCTGGAGACCACCGCCCGCGAACTCCTCGACGTCGTCGTCCCCGGCTTCTGCGACCTCGCCACCGTCGACCTCTACCAGGGCCTCCTGGTGGGCGACGAGACCCCGCCCGGGCTCGCCGACGGCAGCGCCGAACTGCGCCGGGTGGCCTTCGCCAGCGCCGTCTCCGACGCGCCCTTCGTCGGCGGACCCGCCCCCGTGCGCGTCGGCGCGGTCCACCACTACCCGTTCAACTCGCCCTGCGCGGACGCCCTGCGCACCGCCCGCCCCCAGCAGGTGCCCGAGGAGGGCAACCTGATCCAGTCCACGCTCGCGGTGCCGATGGTCGCCCACGACACCGTCGTAGGACTGGTCCAGTTCTCCCGTACGAAGGGCAGCGAGCCGTTCGGTGAACGGGACCGCGCGCTCGCCGTGGAGTTGGCCGCGCGCGCCGCCGTCTGTATCGACAACGCCCGCCTGTACCGCCGCGAGCACGAGCGCGCCCTCATCCTGCAGCGCTCCCTGCTGCCTCCCGGCGACCCCGAGGCCTCCGGGCTCGACATCGCCTGCCGCTATCTGCCGGGCAACGCGGCCACCGAGGTCGGCGGTGACTGGTTCGACGTCATCGAACTCCCCGGTCACCGCACGGCACTCGTCGTCGGCGACGTGATGGGCCGCGGACTGCGGGCTGCGGTGGCCATGGGTGAACTGCGCACGGCCGTCCGTACGTTGGCCCTGCTGGACCTCGAACCCGCCGAGGTCCTCTCGGCCCTCGACGAGATCGCCCGTGGCCTCGGCACCTCCGGCGGCGCCCAGTCCGCCTCACGCACGGCCGCCAGCCGCCCCCGCGACAAGGACCTCTCCGAGGTCTACCTCGCGACCTGCGTCTACGCCGTCTACGACTCGGTGACCCGCCGCTGCACCTTCGCCAACGCGGGCCATCTGCCGCCGGTGTTGGTCGAGCCGGGCGAGAGCGCGCTGATGCTCGACGTGCCGCCGGGCATGCCGCTCGGCGTCGGCGGCGAGCCGTTCGAGGAGGTAGAGGTCGAACTGCCCGAAGGCGCGCTGTTGGCGCTCTACACGGATGGACTGGTCGAATCCCGAGACCATCCCCTCGACGAGGGCCTCCAGGCGTTCGTCGGCGCGCTCACCGACCCAGCCCAGCCGCCGACCGCGCTGCGCGCCGACGCGCCCCGGTCGCTGGAGGACGTCTGCGACCACGTCCTCAACACCCTCGACACCCACCACGGTGAGGACGACATCGCGCTGCTCATGGCACGTGTCCAGGGGCTGCCCGAGGACTCCGTCGGCGACTGGACGCTGCCGCGCGAGCCGCGCAGCGTCGGCCGCGCCCGTGAGTACGCGCGCGGACGGCTGCTGGCCTGGGATCTGGAGCCCCTCGTCGACACGGCGGAGCTGCTGGTCAGCGAGCTGGTCACCAATGCCCTGCGGTACGGAGAGGGCGAGATACGGCTCCGGCTCCTCCTCGACAGAACGCTCGTCTGCGAGGTCTGGGACGCCGGCCTCGTCCAGCCGCGCCGGCGCCGCGCCCGTGACACCGACGAGGGCGGCCGCGGCCTCCAGCTCGTCGGCCTGCTCTCCGCCGCGTGGGGCTCCCGCCGTACGCCGCGTGGCAAGACGGTGTGGTTCGAACTGCCGCTTCCGGGTGGCGAGAACGGGCTGACGGATCCGGCGGAGGCGTTGCTGAGCCTGTTCTAG
- a CDS encoding phosphotransferase family protein translates to MTAARRPLTRGELEPLARAAAGPDRRLNAVTRLRGGSKKGVYRLTFDDGGTVVAYVWSPDEDYWTGTEGTAAPDPRDPFSHASGIDLFTAAHDRLAALGVRTPRLLLADRTGRHLPADAAVVEDVRGGTLEEALERDPGAAAGTLERLAGALETMRARVSGQAFGKVGVVEQGGTSHGASCVDVVRDRALRDIVEAAGRDARIAEAREALDERMHGLASAVRPRARHTLIHGELGPDHVLVGADGEPVLVDIEGLMYFDPEWEHVFLELRFGPHYDVLRAPGLDEDRLRLYRLAIRLSLVAGPLRLLDGDFPDREFMRTIAEHNLRQALTLLRNAS, encoded by the coding sequence GTGACCGCCGCGCGCCGCCCCCTCACCCGCGGCGAACTGGAGCCCCTGGCCCGCGCCGCCGCCGGCCCGGACCGCCGCCTCAACGCGGTCACGCGGCTGCGCGGCGGCAGCAAGAAGGGCGTGTACCGGCTGACCTTCGACGACGGCGGCACGGTGGTCGCATACGTCTGGTCCCCGGACGAGGACTACTGGACCGGCACCGAGGGGACCGCCGCCCCCGACCCACGCGACCCCTTCTCGCACGCGTCCGGCATCGACCTGTTCACCGCCGCCCACGACCGGCTCGCGGCCCTCGGCGTCCGTACCCCCCGCCTGCTCCTCGCCGACCGCACGGGCCGTCACCTCCCGGCGGACGCGGCCGTCGTGGAGGACGTACGTGGCGGGACCCTGGAGGAGGCGCTGGAGCGCGATCCCGGGGCGGCGGCAGGCACCCTGGAGCGGCTGGCGGGCGCGCTGGAGACCATGCGTGCCCGCGTGTCGGGGCAGGCCTTCGGCAAGGTCGGCGTCGTCGAACAGGGCGGCACCTCGCACGGTGCCTCCTGCGTGGACGTCGTACGGGACCGCGCTCTGCGGGACATCGTGGAGGCGGCAGGCCGGGACGCCCGTATCGCAGAGGCGCGTGAGGCGCTCGACGAGCGGATGCACGGGCTCGCCTCCGCCGTCCGGCCCCGTGCGCGGCACACCCTGATCCACGGCGAGCTGGGCCCGGACCACGTCCTCGTCGGGGCCGACGGAGAGCCGGTCCTGGTCGACATCGAGGGGCTGATGTACTTCGACCCGGAGTGGGAGCACGTGTTCCTGGAGCTCCGGTTCGGCCCCCACTACGACGTCCTGCGCGCCCCCGGCCTCGACGAGGACCGGCTCCGCCTCTACCGCCTGGCCATACGGCTGAGCCTGGTCGCCGGCCCGCTCCGCCTGCTCGACGGCGACTTCCCGGACCGGGAGTTCATGCGGACCATCGCCGAGCACAACCTCCGGCAGGCGCTCACCCTGCTGAGGAACGCCTCCTGA
- a CDS encoding succinate dehydrogenase/fumarate reductase iron-sulfur subunit: protein MSGYEARFKVWRGDVQGGGLEDFKVEVNEGEVVLDIIHRLQATQAPDLAVRWNCKAGKCGSCSAEINGRPRLLCMTRMSVFEREETITVTPLRAFPVIRDLVTDVGFNYTKAREVPSFVPPEKLGPGEYRMMQEDVDRPQEFRKCIECFLCQDTCHVVRDHEENKPAFAGPRFLMRVAELDMHPLDAAEESGLDRKRTAQDEHGLGYCNITKCCTEVCPEGIKITDNALIPLKERAVDRKYDPLVWLGSKIRRRSSAG, encoded by the coding sequence ATGAGCGGCTACGAGGCCCGCTTCAAGGTGTGGCGGGGCGATGTACAGGGTGGCGGCCTGGAGGATTTCAAGGTCGAGGTCAACGAGGGCGAGGTGGTCCTCGACATCATCCACCGGCTCCAGGCGACCCAGGCCCCCGACCTCGCCGTCCGGTGGAACTGCAAGGCGGGCAAGTGCGGTTCGTGCTCGGCCGAGATCAACGGGCGGCCCCGGCTGCTGTGCATGACCCGGATGTCGGTGTTCGAGCGGGAGGAGACGATCACCGTCACCCCCCTGCGGGCCTTCCCGGTGATCCGTGACCTGGTCACGGACGTGGGTTTCAACTACACCAAGGCGCGCGAGGTCCCGTCCTTCGTACCGCCGGAGAAGCTCGGCCCCGGCGAGTACCGGATGATGCAGGAGGACGTGGACCGCCCGCAGGAGTTCCGGAAGTGCATCGAGTGCTTCCTCTGCCAGGACACCTGCCATGTCGTCCGCGACCACGAGGAGAACAAGCCGGCCTTCGCCGGCCCCCGCTTCCTGATGCGGGTCGCCGAGCTGGACATGCATCCGCTGGACGCGGCCGAGGAGTCCGGCCTGGACCGCAAGCGCACGGCCCAGGACGAACACGGTCTCGGCTACTGCAACATCACCAAGTGCTGCACGGAGGTGTGCCCCGAAGGCATCAAGATCACGGATAACGCGCTGATCCCCCTCAAGGAACGTGCCGTCGACCGCAAGTACGACCCGCTGGTGTGGCTGGGCTCGAAGATCAGGAGGCGTTCCTCAGCAGGGTGA
- a CDS encoding fumarate reductase/succinate dehydrogenase flavoprotein subunit, whose protein sequence is MSVVERQEWDVVVIGAGGAGLRAAIEARERGARTAVICKSLFGKAHTVMAEGGIAAAMGNVNSGDNWQVHFRDTMRGGKFLNQWRMAELHAKEAPDRVWELETWGALFDRTKDGRISQRNFGGHEYPRLAHVGDRTGLELIRTLQQKIVALQQEDHKETGDYESRLKVFQECTVTRVLKDTASDSGSAAGRVSGVFGYERESGRFFVLEAPAVVIATGGIGKSFKVTSNSWEYTGDGHALALLAGAPLLNMEFVQFHPTGMVWPPSVKGILVTESVRGDGGVLRNSEGKRFMFDYIPDVFKEKYAQSEEEGDRWYEDPDNNRRPPELLPRDEVARAINAEVKAGRGSPHGGVFLDVSTRMPAETIRRRLPSMYHQFKELADVDITAEAMEVGPTCHYVMGGIAVESDTAAARGVPGLFAAGEVAGGMHGSNRLGGNSLSDLLVFGRRAGLHAAEHAAGLTGERPPVDDIEVDTAAAEALRPFSAEGPAPGQEEGRPPENPYTLHQELQQAMNDLVGIIRREGEMGQALEKLADLRVRARRAGVEGHRQFNPGWHLALDLRNMLLVSECVARAALERTESRGGHTREDHPTMDRDWRRINLLCRLTDPTGGSAATDPVAGQIALTRETTDPIRPDLLALFDKEELVKYLAEEELYE, encoded by the coding sequence ATGTCCGTGGTCGAACGACAGGAGTGGGACGTCGTCGTGATCGGCGCCGGCGGCGCCGGACTGCGCGCCGCGATCGAGGCCCGTGAACGGGGCGCCCGTACGGCCGTGATCTGCAAGTCCCTGTTCGGCAAGGCCCACACGGTGATGGCCGAGGGCGGCATCGCGGCCGCCATGGGCAACGTCAACTCCGGTGACAACTGGCAGGTCCACTTCCGCGACACCATGCGCGGCGGCAAGTTCCTCAACCAGTGGCGGATGGCGGAGCTGCACGCCAAAGAGGCCCCCGACCGCGTGTGGGAGCTGGAGACCTGGGGCGCCCTCTTCGACCGTACGAAGGACGGCCGCATCTCGCAGCGCAACTTCGGCGGCCACGAGTACCCACGCCTCGCCCACGTCGGCGACCGTACGGGCCTCGAACTCATCCGCACCCTCCAGCAGAAGATCGTCGCCCTCCAGCAGGAGGACCACAAGGAGACCGGTGACTACGAGTCCCGGCTGAAGGTCTTCCAGGAGTGCACGGTCACCCGGGTCCTGAAGGACACGGCATCCGACAGCGGCTCCGCCGCGGGCCGGGTGTCCGGGGTCTTCGGCTACGAGCGCGAGTCGGGCCGTTTCTTCGTCCTCGAAGCGCCCGCCGTCGTCATCGCCACCGGTGGCATCGGCAAGTCCTTCAAGGTGACGTCGAACTCGTGGGAGTACACGGGTGACGGGCACGCCCTCGCGCTGCTGGCCGGCGCGCCCCTGCTGAACATGGAGTTCGTGCAGTTCCATCCGACGGGCATGGTCTGGCCGCCGTCGGTGAAGGGGATCCTCGTCACGGAGTCGGTGCGCGGTGACGGCGGTGTGCTGCGCAACTCCGAGGGCAAGCGGTTCATGTTCGACTACATCCCGGACGTCTTCAAGGAGAAGTACGCGCAGTCCGAGGAGGAGGGCGACCGCTGGTACGAGGACCCGGACAACAACCGGCGCCCGCCCGAGCTGCTGCCGCGTGACGAGGTGGCGCGGGCCATCAACGCCGAGGTGAAGGCGGGCCGGGGCTCCCCGCACGGCGGGGTCTTCCTGGACGTGTCCACGCGGATGCCGGCGGAGACCATCCGTCGGCGGCTCCCCTCCATGTACCACCAGTTCAAGGAGCTGGCGGACGTCGACATCACGGCGGAGGCGATGGAGGTCGGGCCGACCTGCCACTACGTGATGGGCGGTATCGCGGTCGAGTCGGACACGGCGGCGGCGCGCGGGGTGCCCGGTCTGTTCGCGGCCGGTGAGGTGGCCGGCGGTATGCACGGCTCCAACCGGCTGGGCGGCAACTCCCTTTCCGACCTGCTGGTGTTCGGCCGCCGGGCGGGGCTGCACGCGGCCGAGCACGCGGCGGGACTCACCGGGGAACGGCCTCCGGTGGACGACATCGAGGTCGACACGGCCGCCGCCGAGGCGCTGCGCCCGTTCTCCGCCGAGGGCCCGGCGCCGGGCCAGGAGGAAGGAAGGCCGCCGGAGAACCCGTACACCCTCCACCAGGAGCTCCAGCAGGCCATGAACGACCTGGTCGGCATCATCCGCCGTGAGGGCGAGATGGGGCAGGCGCTGGAGAAGCTGGCCGATCTGCGGGTGCGGGCGCGCCGGGCGGGTGTCGAGGGGCACCGGCAGTTCAACCCGGGCTGGCATCTCGCCCTGGACCTGCGGAACATGCTGCTGGTCAGCGAGTGCGTGGCACGGGCGGCGTTGGAGCGCACCGAGTCGCGCGGCGGCCACACCCGCGAGGACCACCCGACGATGGACCGCGACTGGCGCCGTATCAACCTGCTGTGCCGACTGACCGATCCGACGGGCGGGTCGGCGGCCACGGACCCCGTCGCCGGCCAGATCGCCCTCACCCGTGAGACCACCGATCCCATCCGCCCCGACCTGCTCGCCCTGTTCGACAAGGAGGAGCTGGTCAAGTACCTCGCCGAAGAGGAGCTGTACGAGTGA
- a CDS encoding ABC transporter family substrate-binding protein, which translates to MSHDGVGLRAAMRSVAFLTAGALAVPLFTACSEKDPAGRPVADQDIAPAPRDLIKDGGTLRWAVDAVPETLNTFQADADPATARVAGAVLPSMYRIDAGGRPRLNSDYLESAKIVEHEPRQVVLYKLNQEAVWSDGREIGAADFAAQWRALSGKDSAYWTARNAGYERIAKIERGENDLEVRVTFARPYADWKSLFSPLYPKQVTGTPDSFNDGARKKLKVTAGPFALKEVDRKEGEVTLTRNPRWWGRPAKLSQLVLRAVPRDERAEALAENKVDLAEIDSAQAERIMPASRDKKKAQGAGPLSRSGRPAHGPDSDLTPAKSLRSWAIAHGSDEKAADAETSARKERREAIAQYTAQQSALSGFAVRRSLEPAFTQLALNGSGGPLADERVRRAVARALDREELAALVLKPLGLPAVPVGSHLALEGQAAYADNSGALGGQDTKEARALLADAGWERGGPLKKDKKAAGAEGEKDEKKGEKKGEKKDEKTGDHGSAADTESSESDGTDRVGDDDKPYDADGRKDTDGTKDAEGTKDKGGEKDKGSDGERKGEEGEHLAQDGKQFEQGSAPGAYAPKGTRAPADAARGPLAKDGKPLTLRFVLPSGPGTESLRTVGERIAVMLDRVGIRTEISKVADESYFKDHIANGQYDLALYSWPTSAYPATDARPIYAKPVPAADGSLSVEQNYTRVGTDQVDQLFDQAVASLDESETRSLIRKADAHIWAAAGSIPLYQRPQLVAARTNLANAGAFGFQTPVYEDMGFLKKDAGAPESPTEK; encoded by the coding sequence ATGTCCCACGACGGCGTCGGACTGCGCGCGGCCATGCGCTCGGTCGCCTTCCTCACCGCGGGTGCGCTCGCGGTGCCCCTGTTCACCGCGTGCAGCGAGAAGGATCCGGCGGGCAGGCCCGTCGCCGATCAGGACATCGCCCCGGCCCCCCGGGACCTGATCAAGGACGGCGGCACCCTGCGCTGGGCGGTGGACGCCGTACCGGAGACGCTGAACACGTTCCAGGCGGACGCCGACCCGGCCACGGCACGGGTCGCCGGCGCCGTACTGCCTTCGATGTACCGCATCGACGCCGGGGGGCGCCCCCGGCTCAACTCCGACTACCTGGAGTCCGCGAAGATCGTCGAGCACGAGCCCCGGCAGGTCGTGCTCTACAAGCTCAACCAGGAGGCGGTGTGGAGCGACGGCCGGGAGATCGGCGCCGCCGACTTCGCCGCGCAGTGGCGGGCTCTGTCCGGCAAGGACTCCGCGTACTGGACGGCCAGGAACGCCGGCTACGAACGCATCGCGAAGATCGAGCGGGGCGAGAACGACCTGGAGGTCCGGGTCACCTTCGCCCGACCGTACGCCGACTGGAAGTCGCTGTTCTCGCCGCTGTATCCCAAGCAGGTGACGGGCACCCCCGACTCCTTCAACGACGGCGCCCGCAAGAAGCTCAAGGTCACCGCCGGACCCTTCGCGCTGAAGGAGGTCGACCGCAAGGAAGGCGAGGTCACCCTCACCCGCAACCCCCGCTGGTGGGGCCGCCCCGCCAAGCTCTCCCAGCTGGTCCTGCGGGCCGTACCGCGCGACGAGCGGGCCGAGGCGCTGGCCGAGAACAAGGTCGACCTCGCCGAGATCGACTCGGCGCAGGCCGAGCGGATCATGCCGGCGTCGCGTGACAAGAAGAAGGCGCAGGGCGCCGGCCCCCTCTCGCGGAGCGGTCGCCCCGCCCACGGTCCCGATTCCGACCTGACGCCCGCGAAGTCCTTGCGGTCGTGGGCCATCGCGCACGGCTCGGACGAGAAGGCCGCGGACGCGGAGACCAGCGCCCGGAAGGAGCGGCGTGAGGCGATCGCCCAGTACACCGCCCAGCAGTCCGCCCTGAGTGGTTTCGCCGTCCGCCGGTCCCTCGAACCCGCCTTCACCCAGCTCGCCCTCAACGGCTCCGGGGGCCCCCTCGCCGACGAGCGCGTCCGCCGCGCCGTGGCCCGCGCCCTCGACCGCGAGGAGCTCGCCGCCCTCGTCCTGAAGCCCCTCGGGCTGCCCGCCGTCCCCGTCGGCAGCCACCTCGCCCTCGAAGGCCAGGCCGCCTACGCCGACAACAGCGGCGCCCTCGGCGGCCAGGACACCAAGGAGGCGCGGGCGCTGCTCGCCGACGCCGGATGGGAACGGGGCGGCCCGCTCAAGAAGGACAAGAAGGCGGCCGGGGCGGAGGGGGAGAAGGACGAGAAGAAGGGCGAGAAGAAGGGCGAGAAGAAGGACGAGAAGACGGGCGACCACGGCTCCGCCGCGGATACCGAATCCTCCGAGAGCGACGGCACCGACCGCGTCGGCGATGACGACAAGCCGTACGACGCCGACGGGAGGAAGGACACCGACGGGACGAAGGACGCCGAGGGGACGAAGGACAAGGGCGGAGAGAAGGACAAGGGCAGCGACGGCGAGAGGAAGGGCGAGGAAGGCGAGCACCTCGCCCAGGACGGCAAGCAGTTCGAGCAAGGCAGTGCGCCGGGCGCCTACGCGCCGAAGGGGACGCGGGCGCCCGCCGATGCCGCGCGGGGGCCGCTCGCCAAGGACGGCAAGCCGCTGACGCTGCGGTTCGTGCTGCCGTCGGGGCCGGGGACGGAGTCGCTGCGGACCGTCGGCGAGCGGATCGCGGTGATGCTGGACCGCGTCGGGATCCGTACGGAGATTTCCAAGGTCGCCGACGAGAGTTACTTCAAGGATCACATCGCGAACGGACAGTACGACCTCGCGCTGTACTCCTGGCCGACCTCCGCGTACCCGGCCACCGACGCCCGGCCGATCTACGCCAAGCCGGTGCCCGCGGCCGACGGCTCGCTGAGCGTGGAACAGAACTACACGCGGGTCGGCACGGACCAGGTCGACCAGCTCTTCGACCAGGCGGTGGCCAGCCTCGACGAGTCCGAGACCCGCTCCCTGATCCGCAAGGCGGACGCCCACATCTGGGCCGCAGCCGGGTCCATCCCCCTCTACCAGCGGCCCCAGCTCGTCGCCGCCCGCACCAACCTGGCGAACGCGGGCGCCTTCGGCTTCCAGACCCCGGTCTACGAGGACATGGGCTTCCTGAAGAAGGACGCAGGGGCGCCGGAGAGCCCCACGGAGAAGTAG
- the typA gene encoding translational GTPase TypA: protein MATRHDIRNVAIVAHVDHGKTTLVDAMLKQAGAFAAHAAESLDDRMMDSNDLEREKGITILAKNTAVKYHPKDGGDVITINIIDTPGHADFGGEVERGLSMVDAVVLLVDASEGPLPQTRFVLRKALKARLPVILCINKTDRPDSRIDEVVNEAYDLFLDLDADEDQIEFPIVYACARDGVASLTKPEDGTVPADSDSLEPFFSTILSHVPAPEYDEAAPLQAHVTNLDADNFLGRIALLRVEQGELRKGQSVTWIKRDGTMANVRITELMMTEALTRKPAEVAGPGDICAVAGIPDIMIGETLADPEKPIALPLITVDEPAISMTIGTNTSPLVGRGGTGKGADNKAAVKDRKVTARQVKDRLDRELVGNVSLRVLDTERPDAWEVQGRGELALAILVEQMRREGFELTIGKPQVVTKIVDGKVYEPVERMTIDVPEEHMGAVTQLMGVRKGRMDNMSNHGSGWVRMEFVVPSRGLIGFRTEFLTGTRGTGIAHSIHEGHEPWFGTLTTRNNGSLVADRSGAVTAFAMTNLQERGVLFTDPGTEVYEGMIVGENSRSDDMDVNITKEKKLTNMRSSSADSFEAIVPPRKLSLEQSLEFCRDDECVEVTPEAVRIRKVNLDARERARAASRAKHG, encoded by the coding sequence ATGGCCACGCGCCACGACATCCGCAACGTCGCCATCGTCGCCCACGTCGACCACGGCAAGACCACCTTGGTCGACGCCATGCTCAAGCAGGCCGGTGCCTTCGCCGCGCACGCCGCCGAGTCGCTCGACGACCGCATGATGGACTCGAACGACCTGGAGCGTGAGAAGGGCATCACGATCCTCGCCAAGAACACGGCGGTGAAGTACCACCCGAAGGATGGCGGCGACGTCATCACGATCAACATCATCGACACCCCCGGCCACGCCGACTTCGGCGGCGAGGTCGAGCGCGGTCTGTCCATGGTGGACGCGGTCGTGCTGCTCGTCGACGCCTCCGAGGGGCCGCTGCCGCAGACCCGCTTCGTGCTGCGCAAGGCCCTGAAGGCCCGGCTGCCCGTCATCCTGTGCATCAACAAGACGGACCGGCCCGACTCGCGCATCGACGAGGTCGTGAACGAGGCCTATGACCTCTTCCTCGACCTCGACGCCGACGAGGACCAGATCGAGTTCCCCATCGTCTACGCGTGTGCGCGTGACGGTGTCGCTTCGCTGACCAAGCCGGAGGACGGCACCGTCCCGGCCGACAGCGACAGCCTGGAGCCGTTCTTCTCCACGATCCTGTCGCACGTCCCGGCCCCGGAGTACGACGAGGCCGCCCCGCTCCAGGCGCACGTCACCAACCTGGACGCCGACAACTTCCTCGGCCGTATCGCGCTGCTCCGCGTCGAGCAGGGCGAGCTGCGCAAGGGCCAGAGCGTCACGTGGATCAAGCGTGACGGCACGATGGCCAACGTCCGCATCACCGAGCTGATGATGACCGAGGCGCTCACCCGCAAGCCCGCCGAGGTGGCCGGTCCCGGTGACATCTGTGCCGTCGCCGGTATCCCGGACATCATGATCGGCGAGACCCTCGCCGACCCCGAGAAGCCGATCGCGCTGCCGCTGATCACCGTCGACGAGCCGGCGATCTCGATGACCATCGGCACGAACACCTCGCCGCTGGTCGGCCGCGGCGGCACCGGCAAGGGCGCGGACAACAAGGCCGCGGTCAAGGACCGCAAGGTCACCGCCCGTCAGGTCAAGGACCGCCTGGACCGCGAGCTGGTCGGTAACGTCAGCCTCCGCGTCCTCGACACCGAGCGTCCCGACGCCTGGGAGGTCCAGGGCCGTGGCGAGCTGGCGCTGGCCATCCTGGTCGAGCAGATGCGCCGCGAGGGCTTCGAGCTGACCATCGGCAAGCCGCAGGTCGTCACCAAGATCGTCGACGGCAAGGTCTACGAGCCGGTCGAGCGCATGACGATCGACGTCCCCGAGGAGCACATGGGCGCGGTCACGCAGCTCATGGGTGTCCGCAAGGGCCGTATGGACAACATGTCGAACCACGGCTCCGGCTGGGTCCGCATGGAGTTCGTCGTTCCCTCCCGCGGTCTCATCGGCTTCCGTACGGAGTTCCTGACGGGTACGCGTGGCACGGGCATCGCCCACTCCATCCACGAGGGCCACGAGCCGTGGTTCGGCACGCTGACGACCCGTAACAACGGCTCGCTCGTCGCGGACCGCTCGGGTGCCGTCACCGCGTTCGCGATGACGAACCTTCAGGAGCGCGGCGTGCTCTTCACCGACCCCGGCACCGAGGTCTACGAGGGCATGATCGTCGGTGAGAACTCGCGCTCCGACGACATGGACGTGAACATCACCAAGGAGAAGAAGCTCACGAACATGCGGTCGTCCTCGGCCGACTCGTTCGAGGCGATCGTCCCGCCGCGCAAGCTCTCCCTGGAGCAGTCCCTGGAGTTCTGCCGCGACGACGAGTGCGTCGAGGTGACCCCGGAGGCCGTACGCATCCGCAAGGTCAACCTGGACGCCCGCGAGCGCGCCCGTGCGGCCAGCCGCGCCAAGCACGGCTGA